The Desmonostoc muscorum LEGE 12446 genome includes a region encoding these proteins:
- a CDS encoding 1,2-dihydroxy-3-keto-5-methylthiopentene dioxygenase has product MAILKLEDGTVYTEFKDIAQELASLKVQLNRWTLGDNPQLHRLLAKDSLNKEEEEEVLKTLDGYFEQIKETAGYQRRDLVVVHPEIPNLDALLKDYVKIHTHADDEVRYIIDGESVFGFVRPDDSQVELTLQAEDYINLPAGTIHWGCVTPARRLKAIRYFTSPEGWAANYTGTAIRFRQAALETV; this is encoded by the coding sequence ATGGCGATTCTTAAACTAGAAGATGGGACAGTTTATACCGAATTCAAAGATATTGCCCAAGAATTAGCATCTTTAAAAGTTCAACTCAATCGCTGGACTTTAGGAGATAATCCTCAATTGCATCGGTTACTAGCAAAAGACAGTCTCAATAAAGAAGAAGAAGAAGAAGTACTAAAAACTTTAGACGGGTATTTTGAGCAAATCAAAGAAACGGCAGGCTATCAAAGGCGGGATTTAGTTGTTGTTCATCCAGAGATACCTAATTTGGATGCATTGCTCAAAGATTATGTCAAAATTCATACTCATGCTGATGATGAAGTACGTTACATCATTGATGGAGAAAGCGTTTTTGGTTTTGTGCGACCTGATGATAGTCAGGTAGAACTGACTTTACAGGCAGAAGATTATATTAATCTACCAGCAGGAACCATACATTGGGGCTGTGTGACTCCCGCACGACGGTTGAAAGCAATCCGCTATTTTACCAGCCCTGAAGGTTGGGCTGCAAATTACACTGGGACAGCAATTCGTTTTCGCCAAGCTGCTTTAGAAACAGTCTAA
- a CDS encoding SBBP repeat-containing protein: MNRNQQPKCFNALFKSDSLTGILKNEAIAGVLDSLTGILLNNVLTHPINHQTTNNSIRLNFRDYFHLQLFLFASSFIKDQFGAGLQNSILLSPTLPENVRALITNFVVVGTPYSDSEVLAGTSHPDIIAGREGNDVILGVNPGSAHPGRGDFDFFVGDVGKDRFILGDWRNVYYVGKGTKDLASIVDFNPNEDKIQLHGNQSDYVLVNFSELQLSGEGTAIFKKGSRPDIIALIPGISNLNLTGNYFQFVGNAPPPESNFKEVKQFGTVGLDYSFGVSTDNSGNVFLTGATDGNLGGLNAGDRDAWVAKYDGNGNQQWVRQFGTSARDESFGIASDRSGNIFVTGTTFGSLGKANAGIERDVWIAKYDTNGNQKWIQQFGTFGFDNSYKIATDDSGNVYVTTYTRGNLFGDQNQGQNDVWVTKYDTNGNQQWSQQFGTPGFELSFGVTTDHSGNVFATGWIQDNSGRLTADSYDAWITKYDTNGNQQWSKEFGTSVFDWSWDVATDQSGNVYATGLTSGDLGGTNAGSYDAWIAKYDTNGNQKWTKQLGTAGDDNALAIATDMFGNIYLTGATDGNLGGVNAGSDDAWVAKYDANGNQQWITQFGTSNLDKGYDIAVDNLGHVFVTGVTEASLGAKNIGSFDSWVGKLSSTDGGLLSFNPPVVDQQAWL; encoded by the coding sequence ATGAATCGTAATCAACAACCAAAGTGTTTTAATGCACTGTTTAAGAGTGATAGTCTGACTGGAATCTTAAAAAACGAGGCTATAGCTGGAGTACTAGATAGTCTAACTGGCATCCTGCTAAATAACGTTCTGACTCACCCAATAAATCATCAAACAACAAATAATAGTATTCGACTAAACTTTCGAGATTACTTCCATTTGCAACTGTTCTTGTTTGCTAGTTCATTTATTAAAGATCAGTTTGGAGCTGGACTGCAAAATAGTATTTTATTGAGTCCGACTCTTCCAGAAAACGTTCGCGCCTTAATTACAAATTTTGTTGTAGTTGGTACACCTTACAGTGATTCCGAAGTTCTTGCTGGAACTTCACATCCTGATATCATTGCTGGTCGAGAAGGCAATGATGTCATTCTTGGTGTTAATCCTGGTTCGGCTCATCCTGGACGGGGAGATTTCGATTTCTTCGTCGGTGATGTTGGGAAAGACAGATTTATTCTTGGTGATTGGCGAAATGTTTACTATGTCGGCAAAGGTACAAAGGATTTAGCTTCAATTGTAGATTTTAATCCCAACGAGGATAAAATTCAGCTGCATGGTAATCAAAGCGACTACGTTCTGGTGAATTTTTCTGAGCTGCAACTATCTGGAGAAGGAACCGCAATCTTTAAGAAAGGTTCTAGACCTGATATTATTGCTCTCATACCAGGAATTTCTAATTTAAATCTTACTGGAAATTACTTTCAGTTTGTAGGAAATGCACCGCCTCCAGAGTCAAACTTCAAGGAGGTTAAGCAGTTTGGTACTGTTGGACTTGACTACTCTTTTGGTGTTTCTACTGATAATTCTGGTAATGTCTTCTTGACTGGAGCTACCGATGGTAACTTGGGAGGACTCAATGCTGGGGATAGAGACGCTTGGGTGGCTAAGTATGATGGCAATGGTAACCAGCAGTGGGTTCGCCAGTTTGGAACTTCTGCCAGAGATGAATCTTTTGGTATTGCCAGCGATCGCTCTGGTAATATTTTTGTAACCGGAACCACCTTTGGCTCATTAGGCAAAGCTAATGCGGGGATAGAACGAGATGTCTGGATAGCCAAATACGACACCAATGGTAACCAAAAGTGGATTCAACAGTTTGGGACTTTTGGATTTGACAATAGCTATAAAATTGCTACTGATGATTCTGGCAATGTCTACGTGACAACATACACTCGTGGCAATCTGTTTGGAGATCAGAATCAAGGTCAAAATGATGTTTGGGTTACCAAATATGATACCAATGGTAACCAGCAGTGGTCTCAACAGTTTGGGACTCCTGGCTTTGAGTTATCTTTTGGCGTTACCACCGACCATTCAGGCAATGTCTTTGCTACTGGATGGATTCAAGATAATTCTGGCAGACTCACGGCTGACTCTTATGATGCTTGGATAACTAAATACGACACCAATGGTAACCAACAGTGGTCTAAAGAGTTTGGAACTTCAGTTTTTGATTGGTCGTGGGATGTTGCTACCGACCAATCGGGAAATGTCTATGCTACAGGATTAACTAGCGGTGATTTAGGTGGAACTAATGCTGGTTCTTATGATGCTTGGATAGCTAAATATGACACCAATGGTAATCAGAAATGGACAAAGCAGTTGGGAACTGCTGGGGATGATAACGCTCTTGCAATTGCCACAGACATGTTTGGCAATATCTATTTAACTGGTGCTACCGATGGTAACTTAGGGGGAGTGAATGCTGGTTCTGATGATGCTTGGGTAGCTAAATATGACGCCAATGGTAACCAGCAGTGGATTACACAGTTTGGAACATCTAACCTGGACAAAGGGTATGATATTGCTGTTGACAATCTTGGTCATGTCTTCGTTACAGGCGTCACTGAAGCCTCTTTGGGAGCAAAAAACATCGGATCTTTTGATAGCTGGGTAGGCAAACTGTCTTCAACTGATGGCGGCTTACTGAGCTTTAATCCACCTGTAGTAGACCAACAAGCTTGGTTGTGA
- a CDS encoding SDR family NAD(P)-dependent oxidoreductase, translating to MASQTITTRKTVIITGGNTGLGYHCAKTIASSNQDWHIIIASRDKIKATAAVKQLISETGNEHIEAMTLDLGFLTSVRAFAQDFATRDTLPPLRAIVCNAGIQIVTGTTHTKDGFETTFGVNHLGHFLLVNLLLKYLVAPARIVFVSSGVHDPDKLEGKIIPPRYRHPEFLARPETDPTALEESPARSGMRRYATSKLCNVLCTYELAHRLQSQGHSTLEHPITVNAFDPGAVPGTELTRQYNPLLRFALSSAFLLRLLGVNANSPSTSGQAMARLVLDPQLQGISAKYFSGLKEIASSQESYDKKKAAELWEVSGKLVNLTAGDSIWAS from the coding sequence ATGGCATCACAAACTATCACGACACGTAAGACTGTAATTATCACGGGAGGTAACACCGGACTCGGTTACCACTGTGCAAAAACCATTGCTAGTTCTAATCAAGATTGGCACATTATTATTGCCAGTCGGGACAAAATCAAAGCTACTGCGGCAGTTAAACAACTAATTAGCGAAACGGGAAATGAGCATATTGAAGCTATGACGCTGGATTTAGGTTTCCTAACTTCAGTCCGCGCCTTTGCTCAAGATTTTGCAACTCGTGATACTCTGCCACCATTAAGGGCGATTGTATGTAATGCAGGTATCCAAATTGTGACTGGTACGACACACACTAAAGATGGTTTTGAAACAACATTCGGCGTCAATCATCTTGGGCATTTTTTACTAGTCAATCTGCTATTGAAGTATTTAGTTGCCCCTGCGAGGATTGTCTTTGTTAGTAGTGGTGTTCACGATCCAGACAAGTTAGAAGGTAAAATCATACCGCCACGCTATCGTCACCCAGAGTTTTTAGCACGGCCAGAAACAGACCCTACTGCTTTAGAGGAAAGTCCTGCCAGAAGTGGTATGAGACGCTATGCGACCTCAAAACTTTGTAATGTTTTATGTACCTATGAGTTGGCGCATCGGCTCCAATCTCAAGGACATAGCACGCTGGAACACCCAATTACGGTGAATGCTTTTGATCCTGGGGCTGTACCTGGTACAGAATTAACTCGACAATATAACCCATTGCTGCGCTTTGCGCTATCGTCAGCCTTTTTACTTCGCTTGTTGGGTGTCAATGCCAATAGTCCCAGCACTTCTGGCCAAGCTATGGCAAGGCTTGTTCTTGACCCGCAACTACAAGGTATATCGGCTAAGTATTTCAGCGGTTTGAAAGAGATTGCATCTTCTCAAGAGTCTTATGACAAGAAAAAAGCTGCGGAACTTTGGGAGGTGAGTGGCAAATTGGTGAACCTCACGGCGGGTGATTCGATTTGGGCATCATAG
- a CDS encoding SRPBCC family protein, translating to MSNVSETALNNIETELQSETSDLANDPSLLQAVKGKIERLEGRKMRFSAKIQIPYSLEQVWQVLTDYEAFPEFMSNLVQIQRLEHPTGNIRLDQILKKKFMGLQFKAHMIMDIEENFPHEIREYLVEGDFQSFLGSWRLDPCLLGEKTGVNLSYELLVIPKRIFPIALVEYVLSQDMPKTILAVKDRLEKLFGASC from the coding sequence ATGAGCAACGTATCAGAAACAGCCTTGAACAATATTGAGACGGAACTGCAATCAGAAACCTCAGATTTAGCTAATGACCCAAGCCTTCTCCAAGCAGTAAAAGGAAAAATAGAGCGGTTAGAAGGACGAAAAATGCGCTTTAGTGCCAAAATCCAAATTCCCTATTCTTTGGAGCAAGTCTGGCAAGTCTTAACAGATTATGAAGCTTTTCCAGAATTCATGAGCAATTTAGTTCAAATTCAAAGACTGGAACATCCCACAGGAAACATTCGTCTCGATCAAATTCTGAAAAAAAAGTTCATGGGCTTACAGTTCAAAGCTCATATGATCATGGATATCGAAGAAAATTTTCCCCATGAAATTCGTGAATATCTTGTTGAAGGAGATTTTCAAAGCTTCCTTGGTTCTTGGCGATTAGATCCTTGCTTGTTAGGAGAAAAAACTGGAGTAAATTTAAGTTATGAACTTTTAGTTATACCAAAACGTATCTTTCCAATAGCGCTGGTTGAATACGTCCTCAGCCAAGATATGCCAAAGACTATATTAGCTGTCAAAGACCGATTAGAAAAACTATTTGGAGCGAGTTGTTAA
- a CDS encoding methyltransferase, translating into MQQSSPKLPPRFVIKFLVSVHKFLLGAAQAILPPQLTVFDHIIGAASTMLLHTAAHWRIADYLHERPMSSEELAGLIGANSDAVHRMMRGLVTIGFFQITKDGKFENNRLSKTLITDVPGSLRDVADYMGTKSIIDSWVDVKEAIITGKNTFEKIHQVSFWEWLRKNPNEGRTFAASTGSRTALDAPAVAAAYPFQDLQKLCDVGGGRGTLLAEILSQHSHLQAVLLDDEYVLEEAKYYLKERGVQGRIKTVFGNFFQGLPNDCKDCDAYILRDILHDWDQENSLAILSNVRKIMKPGNRILIAEEVVEKFDTEKPGTMVDLHMMLIHDGRQRSREDFQNLFEKAGFQLRRVISTPLAISIVEGVAV; encoded by the coding sequence ATGCAACAATCTTCACCTAAACTACCCCCACGTTTTGTCATCAAATTTTTGGTTTCAGTACACAAATTTTTGCTCGGTGCTGCACAAGCTATTTTGCCGCCACAGCTAACAGTATTCGACCACATTATTGGTGCTGCGTCTACAATGCTGTTGCATACAGCAGCACATTGGAGGATTGCAGATTATCTCCATGAACGCCCAATGAGTAGCGAGGAATTAGCGGGACTTATTGGAGCCAACTCTGATGCAGTGCATCGGATGATGCGTGGTTTAGTTACAATTGGATTTTTCCAAATTACAAAAGATGGGAAGTTTGAAAACAATCGGCTTTCAAAAACTTTAATAACTGATGTTCCCGGCTCACTCAGAGACGTAGCTGATTATATGGGAACCAAGTCTATCATTGATAGCTGGGTAGATGTTAAAGAGGCAATCATTACTGGTAAGAACACTTTTGAAAAAATTCATCAAGTGTCTTTTTGGGAATGGTTACGAAAAAATCCTAACGAGGGAAGAACTTTCGCAGCTTCGACTGGTAGCCGAACAGCATTGGATGCTCCCGCTGTTGCAGCCGCTTATCCTTTTCAAGATTTGCAAAAGCTTTGTGATGTAGGTGGAGGTAGAGGAACCCTCTTAGCTGAAATCCTCAGCCAACACTCTCATCTTCAAGCAGTACTACTTGATGATGAATACGTTTTAGAAGAAGCTAAGTATTATCTCAAAGAACGAGGAGTTCAAGGACGGATTAAAACGGTTTTTGGAAACTTCTTCCAAGGTCTGCCGAATGATTGTAAAGATTGCGATGCTTATATTTTAAGAGACATTCTCCATGATTGGGATCAGGAAAATTCTCTGGCAATTCTATCGAATGTCCGTAAAATCATGAAGCCAGGAAACCGCATTTTGATTGCGGAAGAAGTTGTGGAAAAATTCGACACAGAAAAGCCAGGAACAATGGTGGATTTGCATATGATGCTCATTCACGACGGACGCCAAAGAAGTCGAGAAGATTTCCAAAACCTTTTTGAAAAGGCAGGATTTCAACTACGACGAGTAATTTCAACTCCCTTAGCAATCAGTATCGTAGAGGGAGTTGCTGTATAG
- a CDS encoding thioester reductase domain-containing protein: MSDISQRITALSPTKRELLLKRIQSKKEIDQQSVLTNLASFGMTVEELKAEANLAPEIYPTTKNIGFIDQPKSVFLTGATGFVGAFLLDEILQQTQANIYCLVRANDIIQGKQRIQKNLESYLIWDESKTARIIPVLGDLTQPLLGLESEHFQIMSNEIDVIYHCGALVKWTYPYNALKAANVFGTHEIIRLACQNKVKPIHFISTVGLFSSPNSSHSVIPEDEILENSGTLYNGYAQSKWVAEKLIRLAELRGLPISIHRPNTEGHSKTGVFNHDDHLCKIIKGCIQLGSVPIDLDIIVASAPIDYVSKAIVYLSRRNESQGKAFHLVNPQPLKWNEWINRICSLGYSLKQLSYNEWKAELMSQIKVSQTNELYTLSPFFSDSMLEAVKMPVFDCKNTLHGLAETSIACPAIDSELLNTYFSYFRDSGFLPPLKTNGNSPELNNINAVAY; the protein is encoded by the coding sequence ATGAGTGATATTTCACAGCGGATTACTGCTCTTTCTCCAACCAAACGCGAACTTTTATTAAAGCGGATTCAGAGCAAAAAAGAGATTGATCAGCAAAGCGTACTGACTAATTTGGCAAGTTTTGGCATGACAGTTGAAGAACTAAAAGCCGAAGCTAATTTAGCTCCAGAAATCTATCCCACAACCAAAAATATTGGGTTTATCGATCAGCCAAAATCTGTCTTTTTGACTGGAGCAACTGGATTTGTTGGAGCATTTTTATTAGATGAAATTCTTCAGCAAACTCAAGCAAATATTTATTGTTTAGTCCGAGCAAATGATATAATACAAGGAAAGCAAAGAATTCAAAAAAATCTTGAATCTTACTTGATTTGGGATGAAAGTAAAACAGCTAGAATTATTCCAGTCCTTGGAGACTTAACTCAACCACTTTTAGGTCTGGAAAGCGAACACTTCCAAATAATGTCCAATGAAATTGACGTTATTTATCACTGTGGTGCATTAGTCAAATGGACTTATCCCTACAATGCATTGAAAGCGGCAAATGTTTTTGGCACTCATGAAATTATTCGCCTAGCTTGCCAAAACAAAGTCAAACCAATACACTTTATATCAACTGTAGGTTTATTCTCATCACCAAATAGCAGTCATAGTGTCATCCCAGAAGACGAAATTTTGGAGAACAGCGGCACATTATATAATGGCTACGCTCAAAGTAAATGGGTTGCTGAAAAATTAATCCGGCTTGCAGAATTGCGAGGATTACCGATTTCGATTCATCGACCAAATACAGAAGGGCACAGCAAAACAGGTGTTTTTAATCATGATGATCACTTGTGCAAGATTATCAAGGGATGCATTCAACTCGGAAGCGTACCGATAGATTTAGATATAATAGTTGCGAGTGCGCCGATTGACTACGTAAGTAAAGCAATCGTTTATCTTTCAAGACGCAATGAATCGCAAGGTAAAGCATTTCATTTAGTAAATCCCCAACCTCTAAAATGGAACGAATGGATTAACCGGATTTGCTCTCTCGGCTATTCACTTAAGCAGCTTTCCTATAACGAATGGAAAGCTGAATTAATGAGCCAAATTAAAGTTTCCCAGACCAATGAATTATATACTCTTTCTCCATTTTTTTCTGATTCCATGCTTGAGGCTGTTAAAATGCCAGTTTTTGATTGTAAAAACACTTTACATGGATTAGCAGAAACTTCTATTGCTTGCCCAGCCATAGATTCTGAATTACTAAATACTTACTTTTCGTATTTCAGAGATAGCGGTTTTTTGCCTCCACTAAAAACCAATGGGAATTCCCCAGAATTAAATAATATCAACGCAGTAGCTTATTGA